The segment GCATCATGCCCCTGAATGACCTAGGAAAAGTACCattaaataaagataaacaGAAAGCAGCAAGTGCTGACTCAAATCAGAAGCAGTCAAAATCAGGTGAGGTGAGGGATCATACTTCACAGAGGGTACTTTTAACTATCTCTGTGTCAGCCTTGAACACCTGGCATATCCCGGCAAAAGCATGCCAGCAAAGTTATTAAAACTCTGAAATGCCACTGGCATTTTGGCATGATACAGGTGACTTAACTGCGAGCTAGGAACTTTAAATATTGTGGACAGAAGATGCATGTAGACTGTATAATCTGCAATTACAACTTAAAACAGTAAGATAGTAAAGGTTAATTCCATCTTTGGATTACTCACTAACAAccatattaaaaaaagctttgacAATGCAATGCATACATGTGAACTGGTTCAAAACTTATCTTTTGTATACTTTGAACCTTTTGTTGGtctatctgtgtgtgagagaatatAAATGTATAGTTTAAAAATCAAGTGGCTGATTTCCAAAGTTTGGATGACGGATGACTTGCAATTTACACGAGGAATGTGCTCAAGAAGGAGTGgatgtaatttaaaaatgtcctgcaagtgaaaacaattttttttcttattagaGATGATGGTAATATTTTCTTACCTATTATaatgaatttgatttttttagccctatatacattttttttcttcatgcaaGATTCAGTTCTCAAGCAATCACTTCTGAGGGTGTAGCCTCTGATCCTGTTTCAAGTCAGTTGAAAGGCTTGTATATGTAGCTGAACACTTGTACATGTTGCTGAACACTTGTACATGTTGCTGACACAGCATGCCCAATAgaagtatatttgttttttgtttttttcaataaaattgacaaaatgtttttctgtttccaaCTTTCCTATAGGGTATAGAGGGTGGGATAGGCAGCCTGGCAGAAATGAAATACCTGCAGCAGTAAAGACTGGGCTGctataatgaaaacaaaactcacaGTGCCAACTGATAATGGAGTAAAGATGATCATTACGAACCAGAAAATGTTTTCGTTTTATTTCAATGAATCGGCGTTTGACATGATTAAAAGTTTGTGGTAaatgcttgatattttttttgcCACGTCAAGATATTGTTTGAAGTCTTCACCTAACATGGATGGATGGCTCAAGGACTAATTATTGTACAAAATTTCGCGGTCACAGCAGAAATGTGCAGACCGCCAAAGTGTCGTCTGCCTTCAGCGCCAACCGTCAGTTGATACAAAAGTAGTTCACACTCATCTGCATTCAAAAGTGAAACAAGTATCTGATACCAACCTGTGTGTATTTGATTTCGGGGTTACGAATCGGCTCTGGGTGGCCCATGTTTTCTTTACAATCTCCGCCGTGAAGTGAAGAAGCCAAACGACGCGCAGCCAGACGACGAGATGCTGTGGCCTTGAGTGCGCGCCGTTGTCACGTGGCTTGTGACGTCAGCTTCTTGGGTACACACGCCGGGTAGTCGCtggcgtacgtgtgtgtgtgtagagactCTGACATACCGTCACatacgtgtgtttgtttgtgtagagACACTGACATAcgtgtgtgttttatttgtgtagagACACTGTGTAGAGTTGTGTAGATCGAGTcactgacacgtgtgtgtgtgtgtgtgttttatttgtttaaatacaCTGTGTATAGACACTGTGTAGAGTCACTGACACAcgtgttttatttgtgtatagaCAGTGTTGTGCTGTGCAGAGTCActaacacgtgtgtgtgtgtgtgtgtgttttatttgtttaaatacaCTGTGTATAGACACTGTGTAGAGTCACTGACACAcgtgttttatttgtgtatagaCAGGGTTGTGCTGTGCAGAGTCActaacacgtgtgtgtgtgtgtgtgtgtgttttatttcaatacaCTGTGTATAGACACTGAGTAGAGCTGTGTAgagtcactgtgtgtgtgtcgcggGGTGGGAGATGCCCGTATGGTACctatattttttgtcaagtcGTTGGCATGGATGGTCACATTCCCACATTTGTCACACTGCATGTAGActtgacaatattttaaatgaaagtagGGGCTGGCACACCGGAGATAAACAccttctaatatatatatacgtagaTATGTTTATGTAGGGCCGGTGCAAAGAGTTATCAGTGCCTTTAAATTTAGTTACGTATATGCCAAAAGGCGTACTCAATACATATAATGGGGACAGCCAAATAAGTCTGTCTTGCAACGTTGTTGatctcatatattttttaattaaggaaataaaattaaggtaAAGACATacaaatcgtgttaataaaatgcACACAGCTATATGACAGCGCATAAAAGTATGCAAACTTATCTGTTCAAACTCTCATCACGTGGCTGTAGGACAGTCTGCACTGTGCGGCGAAGTGCAGTCCACAGATACATTGTTACACAACAGTTCAGTTCACAGATACATTGTTACACAACAGTTCAGTTCACAGATACATTGTTACACAACAGTTCAGTTCACAGATACATTCTTATACAACAGTTCAGTTCACAGATACATTCTTATACAACAGTTCAGTTCACAGATACATTGTTACACAACAGTTCAGTTCACAGATACATTGTTACACAACAGTTCAGTTCACAGATACATTCTTACACAACAGTTCAGTTCACAGATACATTGTTACACAACAGTTCAGTTCACAGATATATTCTTATACAACAGTTCAGTTCACAGATACATTGTTACACAACAGTTCAGTTCACAAATACATTCTTCTCGACCGgccccttccccatccaccaacgCCGACCCTCCTCCGACcccttcttccccgctggtcaCTGCAAACATGTCCTCGAATAATGGGCTTTTCCTGTAATGCATGAGCTGAGAAACTAGAGTGGTGAAGTCAACCCACTAGGCAGAAGAAAGATTTCCTGCAAATgtcattaataaattttatgaacATATTTTCCCCTCACATTATTTATCTGAAAAAACCAACAGCAGGCCTAGTTTGCCTAATGGTAGAACCGACCCTGGGTTGATGATAAGTGATAACAGAATTAAACTCCATCGGCGCCATGCTGTCACGATTGGACGTCGCCATTTTGCTGAGACAACTCCGATAAACTGAGTTTAGGACGACAGTaaaagttacttcccttggagTAATGTTTGATCAATTTTGCAGACGACGCGCGCGCGCTCTCTGGATGACTAGCCACTTGACTGACCTAAGCTTGCATGACGACCTTTTGAagcctcatatatatatatacacacacacacgatcgcAAAACGAGAAACACTTACTGATGAATTAAATGAATTTATCTTACATTTTCGCCACAAAAGTAGCCCCTGCGTCTCGGCCGTGACATCGAATACAACATGATTATCCGTGGATGTAAACAGGTGTGTAAAAGGAAGAAGTGGGAGGATATTGGGATGTAGGTGCTTTACCCCTAgcagcaactaaggcaatatCATGGCAAGGCTGCCAGCCATGTAAATAGACGCAaaacgcagagaaagaacaccgtgtccaagacgagatctgaacccagggctgCCAACCCTCACTGAATTGGTGACAGATGCTAACCGCTGTGCCCGTAAAAAGACGAAGGAAGAAGATTACAAGAAGAAGGCATCACATCAATATCAAATTCTAAAttctgcaaaaaagaaatttaagagGATTTTTAACTTCTAAACTAAAAATCAAGCAAGATATCCAATAAGCTCGGTAAACAAGCCTGTGTTTTAGTTAAAATTACATTGTGTGTTCGGGTAGACCAACAGTTTAACACAACTTCTCAGCGTTCCACCGATGTCACGTGTTTGTCAGGTTTGTGTTTCTGCCTCATCTGATTGCCATTGTGTTCATTGACTTAATTATCGACTGCTTCGTGATTTTGGTCTTCTGGTCCATTGCCGAGAAGGGAGGACTGAAGTCGTCtgatgaaagtgtgtttttCGGGAACTCTTGCCACATTTTGTAATGAAAACGGATTTTccctaaacatttttttaaagttatggaTCATATCATTGCTATGTCGCCTAACATTGGTGTTAAGACGATGGTGAGAGAATGAACTGAGGCTGTTTCTCGAAAAGCAGTGAGATGAAAACATATAGAATATTGCTAGTTTGATACATGTGAACATATGTGAAGCAAATTATTCTTCAAAAATACGTCTTTCAGCAATCTTTCAGACCTTTGAACATGCCGTTGCCACCTCAAATACTACGAAGGCTGACTTCAATCATGTTATTGCTTACAAACATCAGGATGATTACTAACTGGCAATACTGTGGTGAAGGTGTTGCTTTATGGggactttatctttttctcacaaGCAGTCGCCAACAATCGACCATAGTTCTAGTCCAAGTGCTCCAGGGGCACTACACACttcaaattttaaacacttttaggcttCACACCTATTTAATTAGTTTCATAGAAACACAGTACACAAtacaattaactttaaaaacaaaaaacaaaacaacaacaacaaaacaacaacaacaacaacaacaacaacaacaacaacaacaacaactaaaactGCAGACTCGTTCCTGTCAGCACGCGTTTCGTGCGCAGTAGGATGAAGCTCGCTCAAGACATCTACATGGCATAGTCAcgattttagaaaatttttctaaatttgtttctttagaacagttttaatttttagaaacatgttgtgtCCCACACCTTGATGGGGCCTGTGTAGCGGTGGGTGACGTGTAGGTAGCCGAGACGGGTGTCCACCCCACTAGTCCCACACCTTGGAGCTGGGTGACGTGTAGGTGGCCGAGACGGGTGTCCACCCCACTAGTCCCACACCCTGACGGGGCCTGTGTAGCGGTGGGTGACGAGGTTGGAGGTCGCGTACACGGAGAGGTTCAATGGCAGCGCGCGACCCGAGTTCTCCAGGTGGACTCTGTGCCAGTACCACTCCTCCAGGCAGTCATAGGCGGCCGGCATGTAGTCGTAGGAGAACTTGTTGGCAAAGAGCTTGGAGGACGCGATCATCCGCGGCAGGTCGCCGGGTGCGAAGTGGCAGATATGGCGGACCCAGCGACCGTCACATGGCTGCACGTGCGGGAACCGCGGAGTGTTCCACAGCTTGTAACGCACGAACGTGGCCTTGAAAGGCTCTTCAATGCTCCCTGAAACACAGAATACTTCCTTAGCAAGACTCTTCAatcttcataaaaaataaaaccagatgAAAAACTGACTCCCTCCACGACTCACAAGAGCAGGGGTGGGCGTGGGTCCACTCACCAGTCAGGCAGCACGTGCGGAGGAGACAAGGCAACGTTCGCCAAAATGTCAGATATTCAGTTCTCTGGGCCTTGTACTTTGACCACCTGGCAAATTGGGCATTTCTGTCAGCGAATGCCTGCAAAAacgtttccttttctttccagCCACGGGCTGTTTTGTCAGATGATTCAAGGATGCTGTGTGTGAAGTACATTGGTTGTTGAGTGagatatgtatatgtgtttgtatttaagTAGGTATGACCTGCAGACAAGGATGTACTAGTCTTTGTCAAGAGCGAAAGAGCATGCGAATGTCAGTCTGGGTGCGTGATTGAAGTGAGAGCACGAGACACCATGAAACAACAGAAAGGCCATtgcaaaatgtctgaaaaacgAAACCCAGGTCAGAAAAGCTTTTCTACAcccactccctccctccctccccgaAACAAACTACCCACAGACGAGAGAGTTGCTTTCTATGTACTTGTATGTTGTGTATAACATGAAAtgatatgtacacacacaacttGTACGTTGAAATGACATGCAAGCTTTAGGTACCCACCCCAGTACCCAAATAGAAAGAACgatggacagagagaaagagggcaGAAGGGCGTAAACAAGGCTGTGGTGGCAGGACAGGAATGACAAGGGGCTGCATGCCTCCCACACCGCGCGGTGTCCATTTCCATGCACCGAGTACCCCGTTGTGATGGTTGGGTCGGTATTTACTCTCTCCTTCACAAGCAGTCTGACGATATATAGACACTTATCCCCACGCCACATTTTATGAGGCCCTGGGCCTGTTTCCCACACGACCGTTCCTGACCTCTCACCTTACATTCGACAAGTGACGTCAGTAGCAGGCTAGCACGCGCCTCACAGGCTGAGACTAGACTAGGCCAGAACCCGATACAAGGCTATGCTACTCTTACCCCGGCCTAGCCGCTTCCCGACTGTTGAGGTGAACCTTGACCTCACGCGAGGAAGACATGCGGTGAATACATTATTACTAACCCTGGCGGAAGAGGGAGGCAACGCTGTTGCTGTAAACCAAGAAGTTTGGAAACAACATTTGTAGTGTAGAACaacattaaatttcatttaCCCAGATAAGATCCTGGTACCCCGAGATGTGGATTGTGGTTGAGGGTACTGAAGAAGATCTCGTCAGGAATGTAGATCGGCGTCACCCACTTGAGTAGTTCCCGTGATACGAGGCTATGGATGACGTAGTCCACAAAACCACGTGACGCAACGATGTGCACCGACCCCTTGCTGACAGTCAGGTTGTAGGGAGCCGGCAGATGTTTCTTCCAGCGGTAGTGGAAGTCGCTGAGGGGGATGAGGAACAAACATCAAGTAGCATGAGGCAGCAGGAGGACGAGGCCACAGGTAGCTAGAGGTCTCGCGGTGACACGTGACTACTACAACACTGTAGTTGTTATTAATTCAACATACTGTACTAACTGCGCGAGGTAACAAGAGACAGTTTATTGAAGACATGACAGAGTGCTAACTACTGTGACACAGTAACAGTGGACACTATGTCTTACGGGTTGTGTGTACCCCGGATGTCATTAGCGCCTCGGAAAGTCTTGAGAATATGGACAAGCTCCTTGTTGGTCTTCAGGGGGAACTCTTGACCTGTCAGGTTGATGAAATATCGCCACTTGACGCGCTGTTTCCACAGCAACCGCATGCATTCCAGTTCCTGCCGATAATAAAGGACTTCATTGAAAAATTTCCCGATTGAAATAACTCAGCTTCATGGCTATCAAATATAATCACAATAAATacggaaatattttctttatctttcaatGAATATATCACTTTAATGACAGTCAAGATGAAAATTGAAACTTCACTACAATTATTTAGTGATGCAGGTCTCCTGAGGTAAGTATAAATGTATGCATTCTAAATATTtggatttatttgtttgttgacaacTAAATGGTAATTCTAATGAAGTCTGAAGAGATGGAGAACCCAGGAGGTACACAAGTTGTAGTGTCAGCCATGCTGCGTCCAAACAAACGAATTTCCTAAAATTGTGAGCCCCTGGTAATTAAGTGCTTCTGCCTATAAACATCTTCTACATATTTCCACCCGGATTTGGCAGGGTTGATTCGACTGATATggatttgtatttgttgtgtTCCTGTTTAGCAGACTTGGCGAGAGGCATTCATTGGCGAGTGTCATTGACCTGTACACTTGGGCAGGATAGCTCATATGCTGGGTGAGGAAGggaggaataaaagaaaaagcaagttCTCATTCAAAAGTATCAATTATTCGCTTAAATGGACCTGACCTTTCTAAAGATTTCTTGCTTCAGTACCACATAATGTTACATTTGTGCTGACTTCTTTTTATCTGGGGACAGCTTATAGGGGGGATCACCTAGAGAGCCATACAGGTGTCAAACAAATCCCGCACCCGAAATATTTGGATACCCGAGCATAAAACACTTTAATATTGGAGCACAGACCGACACACCCAGTGGGCAATAAGGGTATTTGTACTCAGTCTGTCTCTGTAAGCTGGTCAGTGTACTTGTCAACATTTAGTATCATGTTGATTGAATATAGTTTATGTCGAGGTTGGTGTGTTCAACTTTATTGTCTTAGCTTTAGAGAATTTGAAGCCAGTCCTTGTCAGTCACGCTGGTCTGTCATTTAGGTTTCCCATGGATGTTACTGATTCCTAAATCTTCGGCTCTAGAGGGTTACTGGTGTTAACCCTTTCATGCTGAGCTAGGACTGGCAGGAAATATCTCTCAATTGTTGGAAGACATTTGATACATTTAAGAGGATTTCACTCTTCATGTTGTGTGGGATAAACACTCCTTGCGGATATTTCTTTTAGGATTAGCTGTTTCATCGTCGACAATCCCCATTACCGATATTTATCTGTgggaaaacagattttattaaaTCATAATTATCTTGATTTGAATGTCTGctttgtagatatttttatCATGCCAGTGTTCTAAACTGTACCCTACACATTGTCTTCGTCCATAAATACTCCACAAAAATACACTCGTTTCTATGTGGatatttgaattatttgttaCTGTAAGGTATTGTATGATACAactggcttttatttttccttccataTACTTTGTTGTAAGAACGAAATGGAAGAGACTGTTAgcttgacaaaaatgtttaatctgCTTTAACAGTTGTTGCTAATGTTTGGGTAAGAGGAATGGAAGGCTCATTGGTCTACAGGTGGCAGGTTGTAATTTTTCCTGGCCAAGAAATCAAGAGGCCACCTTCCATCTACCCTGAAGATGCTGTGAATTCAAAAGACGTTAAGGGGGTAGGTTCTAGTCTTGGGGTGGTCCatgattttaaatgttaatatttagTTGAAATCCTCAGCAGTTAGTTTCTAAACTGACCTGGGTTGTTGGGTGTCAGGATGTTTACCTCTGTCGTGTCTCTCATTACTTTAAAGTCTGGGTCAAGACTGAACTCTGAACCATCCTCGTACCGGCTCGAGTGTGGTGACGGAGCCCCACGTGACGTTGATCGCTCGTGGCACCAGCAGCACGTTGGGAAGACAGGCGATGACCATGCGCAGACTGGCCTGCAGCGCCTCGTTGGACTTCCGGTCTACGTGCACGCAGTACAGGTTGTGAGGCCGATAGATGGCGCGCAACAGCCTCACCACCTGGTGGTATTCAccgaaagtgagagaaaaaaaaaaaaggaaatgaactTCACACCATCATGAAGTAGGCTAGGAAGATTCGCGAAGGACCATCCTGAAAACACTTTGGAGGAGTAAATACTGTAGTGTACAAAGATTTCCAAATGAAGCCGTAACCCAGCATGAATCTTAATGAAATTTATAGATATTAATGATATGTCTACAAAATATGTTAG is part of the Pomacea canaliculata isolate SZHN2017 linkage group LG13, ASM307304v1, whole genome shotgun sequence genome and harbors:
- the LOC112554326 gene encoding beta-1,3-galactosyl-O-glycosyl-glycoprotein beta-1,6-N-acetylglucosaminyltransferase-like, producing MSSACSPSQLHRETLGTCTIVSGISFHLAVSQEETGFPLAFSLLVYRDVDQVVRLLRAIYRPHNLYCVHVDRKSNEALQASLRMVIACLPNVLLVPRAINVTWGSVTTLEPELECMRLLWKQRVKWRYFINLTGQEFPLKTNKELVHILKTFRGANDIRGTHNPDFHYRWKKHLPAPYNLTVSKGSVHIVASRGFVDYVIHSLVSRELLKWVTPIYIPDEIFFSTLNHNPHLGVPGSYLGSIEEPFKATFVRYKLWNTPRFPHVQPCDGRWVRHICHFAPGDLPRMIASSKLFANKFSYDYMPAAYDCLEEWYWHRVHLENSGRALPLNLSVYATSNLVTHRYTGPVRVWD